The genomic stretch AACCGCCTCGCCGCAGACTTCTTGTTTGCGGTGAAACGGGATAAACAATCGTTATTTGCAAACTCCCTGCAACGATCATTTAACGACCTGCTTTTGCGGGGAAAATAGTAAGTTCGGAGGAATTGCATTGTCAATCACTGTTACGAAAGTTTCACAAACAAAATAATTTAATGAACTACCTAGTCCACACAACCACCCTGCTCATGCTTTTAAAAACCATAAAAAAGACTTCGATTGATCGAATAAGCTGCTGCTTTTATTGAGCAATACCGGCGAGTCAAGCAACCCTCTTCTCAGCATTACACCCGTCATACAAGTTGCATGACCGGATAAAACTCTCCCCCACAAACCCGAACTTTTTAGTCGCTGTTCCAGAGAAACACTCTCCAACTCTCTAAGACCAAAGTAGAACTTTACATGACCAGATATCGCCTGACGGTTCAAAGATGAACAGCATCATCAGAAACCGCCACCCACCACATCAGTTTCCCCCGCAGGTGGTGTGCCATGGGGCGAGCCTTTATCCTTGCCCTCCCGTCGTACCGTGTTATGGAGTTGTGCCATGCCCCATGAAGGCAACCTGTTGCAAGCCGCTGTCGTATTTCTGTTCGCGGCAGTGCTTACCGTTCCCCTGGCCAAGCGCCTGCAACTGGGCGCGGTGCTCGGTTATCTGTTTGCCGGAGTGATCATCGGCCCGTCGGTGCTGGGCCTGATCGGCAATCCGCAGAGCGTCAGCCATATCTCCGAGCTGGGCGTGGTGTTGCTGCTATTCATCATCGGTCTGGAGCTTTCGCCGCGACGCTTGTGGGTGATGCGCAAATCGGTGTTCGGCGTTGGTCTGGCACAGGTGCTTTTGACCGGTTCGGTGATTGGCGTACTGGCGTTGTCGGTGTTCGGCCAGCCGCTGAACAGCGCGATTGTTCTGGGCCTGGGCCTGGCCCTGTCGTCCACCGCGTTCGGTCTGCAAAGCCTCGCCGAGCGCAAGGAACTGACCAGCCCCCACGGTCGTCTGGCGTTTGCAATTTTGCTGTTCCAAGACATCGCCGCGATCCCGCTGATCGCCCTGGTGCCGATGCTCGCGGGCGTCGATCACCACACCAGCACTGCCGACGATGTGCGCCACAGTTTGCAGGTCTTGGGCAGCATCGCTGTGGTGGTGATTGGCGGACGATATCTGTTGCGTCCGGTGTTCCGCGTGGTGGCGAAAACCGGCCTGCCGGAGGTGTCTACCGCCACCGCATTGCTGGTGGTCATCGGCACCGCGTGGCTGATGGACATGGTCGGTGTGTCGATGGCGCTGGGCGCGTTTCTCGCCGGATTGCTGCTGGCGGACTCGGAATATCGTCATGAGCTGGAAGCGCAGATCGAGCCGTTCAAAGGCCTGCTGCTGGGGCTGTTCTTCATCAGCGTCGGCATGGGCGCCAACCTCAGTCTGCTGCTGAGCGCACCGATCACGGTGCTGGGGCTGACGCTGTTGCTGATTGCGCTGAAGTTGCCACTGTTGTTTGTGGTCGGGCGTCTGGCCGGTGGGTTGAACAAGGTCAGTGCGATTCGCCTGGGCATCGTGCTGGCGGCGGGTGGTGAATTTGCATTCGTGGTGTTCAAGATCGGTCGCGATCAAGGTCTGTTCGAGCCGCGTCTGTACGACCTGCTGGTGCTGACCATCACCCTGTCGATGGCCGTCACGCCGTTGCTGCTATTGATTTGCGCACGGCTGGTCAGCCCGAAAGTGCAGCCAGTTGAAGTGCCGGAGAAATTCCGCCAGATCGACACCGAAACTCCACGGGTGGTCATCGCCGGCATGGGCCGGATGGGTCAGATCGTGGCGCGGATCCTGCGGGCGCAGAACATCAAGTTCGTGGCGCTGGACACCTCGGTGGAAACCATCGAACTGTCGCGCAGTTTCGGCGGTGTGCCGGTGTTCTACGGCGACCCGATGCGTCCGGAAATCCTCAGCGCGGCCAAGGTCGGGGAAGCGGAATATTTCGTGATTGCCACGGACGATCCGGAGACCAACATCAAGACCGCCGAGATCGTGCGCAAGCTCTACCCGCACATGAAGATCATCGCCCGGGCGCGTAACCGGCAGCACGTTCATCGCCTGGTGGATGTCGGCGCCGATCCGATCCGGGAGACCTATTACTCCAGTCTGGAAATGAGCCGTCGCACGTTAGTGGGCCTCGGTTTGACCCAGGCCCAGGCCGATGCGCGAATCAAGCGCTTCAAGCACCACGACGAACAGGTACTGGAAGCTCAGCACGCGGTGTACGACGACGCGGCCAAAGTGCTGCAGACCGCGCAGGAAGCGCGGGCGGAACTGGCCAGACTGTTCGAGTCGGATCAACTGGAAGAACAGTCCGGCAAGTCCTGAGCCCCGCCATCAATCCTTCCCACGCAATGCGCGGGAAGGTTCTGATCAGGCCATCTCCAGCGTCCGCTCTTCCTGCACGGGCGTCACTTCAAACCGATCCGCCAGAAACGGTGTGATATCCAGCGGCAGCGGCTCATCGTTGACCAGCTTATCCAGCAACACCCCGGTAATCGCTGACGTCAGCACCCCGGTGCGGAAGTGCCCGCAGGCGTTGAGGTAACCGTCCACCCCGACCATGGGCCCGAGAATCGGCAACTCATCCGGCGAGCCCGGCCGCAGCCCGGCCCAGGTGCGCTTGAGGTTGATGTCCGCCAGTTCCGGCAGACAACGCACCGCGCCCTGCACCAGCCCGGCGATTTCCGGCCAGGTGGTGGTGACGTCGAAGCCTTTGTCCTCGGTGGTGCTGCCGATCAGGATCTCGCCGTTGTCCTTCTGCGCCATGTAGCAATCGCTGGTGGTCAGGCAACCGTTGAGGATTTTCGGCAGGCGTTCGGTCAACAGGATCTGCCCTTTCACCGGTTTCACCGGAATGCGCACGCCAGTGGCCCACTCGCTGAGATCTGCCGCCCACGCCCCCGCCGCGTTGATCAGGGTCTTGCAGTGAAACACCCCGGCTTCGGCGGTTTGAACACCGGTCACCCGCGTGCCGTGATGCAGAACGCCGGTGATGTTGGTGTTGACGTACATGTCCACGCCATTCTGCCGGGCGCCTTCGGCATAGGCGTCGGCGAGGCGGAACGGACTGACCTGGTGATCGCAGAGAAACTCCAGCGCGCCACGCGCTTCATGACTGACGCTCGGCTCGGACTCGCGCAATGCCGCCTGATCGAGCCAGCGCACCTGATCGGCCAGGTGCGGAATGCAGCCGACGATGTGCTCGGCGTACAACCGGTCTTCATCGTCATAAATGACGAACTTGAGCCCGGTCTTTTCGAACTTGAAATCCATCCCGTGGTTGTCTTTCAGCTCACGGTGCAGCGCCGGGTACAGCGCGTTGGACTGCAAGGCGAAGTCGAAGAACGACGGCGGCAGGATGTGCGGCGTGCTGGAATCCACCGCCACCGCCGCGCCTTGGGTTTCGCGCTTGCGGTTGGCCGACATCATGCGGAAGAAAATCACCCCGCAGCCCAGTCCCACCGACTCACCGATGGCCCATAAGCCGCCGGCCGAGGCTCGGGTCGCGTTGCCCGGGCGCTTGGCGTCGATCATCGCGACCTTGAGATTTTTGCGCTTGGACAACTGATAGGCGATGGACGCGCCGATCACACCGCCGCCGGCGATGACCACGTCATAGAACTTACTCATGGGAAACGGCCTCCGTGCCGAGGGACTGGAACGCGGAAAAAGGAATCGGATCGACCGGGAAACGCGGCCGCAGCCAGCCGACATCCTTGCGCCCGGTGGCCTGACGCAAACGGTCGCTGCAATAGCCGACGCACATCCGCCCCTGACAGTCGCCCATGCTCACGCGGGTGCGCATTTTCAGGCTGGCGATGTCTTGCACGCCCTGCTCCAGCGCCCGGTCGATGTCGGCGCGAGTCGCGTGTTCACAGCGGCAGATCACCGTGTCTGCTGCCGGCAATGCGATTTGCCCGACGCCGCGTTCGGTGTAGCGATCCACCGCCGCGCGGAAACGCACGATGGCTTTGAGTTTGCTCAGGTAACGGTCGCGGCGGACCCGCGCCAGTTCCTCTTCCAGCACACCGCGTTGCAGCAGGATCGAAGTGGCGGCGATCTTGCCGGCCAGCATCGCCGCTTCACCGCCGCGAATCCCGCCCATATCACCAGCCAGATGCACATGGGGTTCGCTGCTCTGCTGCCAAATGTTGGAATTGGCGCGCAGGTAACCGTCGTCGCTGAAGCCGTGATCCAGGCCCATTTGCTGACTCAACTGGGTACGCGGAATGAAGCCGTAACCGACCGCGAGCGTCTTCGCTTCGAAGCGTTCGACGCGGCTCATGTCCGGTTCCCACGTCGCCGAGTACGGTGCCACGCTGACGCTTTTCAACTCGCCCTCGCCATGGGCTTCGACCACGCCCCAGCCGTAGTTCATCGGGATGCCGTGCAGTTTCAGGTAGGCGAGCATGCTCAAGCCATCAAGGAAGAGTTGCGGCTTGTTCAGAAGCGCCAGGCTTTCCCTGGCAATCTTGCCGAACGCGCAGGCCTCGTAGACACCGGCAACACTCACGCCTGACGCGTGCAACTGGGTCGCCACCAGCGGCAACAGCGGCCCGGTGCCGGCGATCACCACTGGGCCCTGCGGTTTGACCACGCCACTCTTGATCTGCAATTGCAGGCCGCCAAGCATGATCACGCCCGGCAGCGTCCAGCCGGGAAACGGCACGCTGCGCTCATGGCAACCGGCGGCCAGCAGCAGTTGCGGATAGCTGATTTCGTGCAGACGCTCATCGCCATCGAGCACGACTAGCGAGCGGGTGCCTTCGGCGCCAACCACACGGTGATGCAGGCGCACATCGATCAGCCCGGCCTGCTCCTGAAAGTCGCCGTGCAATTTGCTCAGTGCTTCGGAATAGCGCGGCCCCAGGTAATCCAGCTGCACGCCGTCACGCAGCGGCCCGCGATAGACCACACCACCCAGGCGCGACGCCTCCTCAAGCAATGTGCTGCGCACACCATGGCGCGCCAGTTCGATGGCCGCCGCCATCCCCGCCGGCCCACCGCCGACGATGACCGGATGCTGGCTCATAGTGCCTCCTGACCGTGAATGCGGTTAGCCTGGGTTTCGATGTGCATGCCGTCACGCACCACGGTCTGGCAGGCGCGGCGTTTGTGCCGGCCGTTGATTTTCACCAGGCAGCACTGGCACACGCCCATCCCGCAATAGGCACCGCTGATCTGGTTGTGATCGTTGCGCGCGACCTGGCGCACGCCGAGAGACTGAATGACGCTGAGCACAGTTTCGCCGATGGCGGCGGTGACCGGTTGGCCGTTGATGTGGACAGTCATATCCGCCTGCGCCAAGGGCTGGATATCGAAGGTTCTTTCTAGGCAGTGCATTGCGATGATCATCCGTGAAAAGTTCAGGTGAGGTTGAAACAGCTCCTTGCTGCACTACACCTTGCCGACACGTGGGGGTTATCTCTCTCTATCGGGCCGGCAGGTTGGTTCCGCTCGCGCAGCAACGTGCGCGCAAGCAATGTAGTCGATCCAGCGGCAAGGGCCTGGAAAATTCACGGTAGGGGATATCGCGCAGAAGAATATTGATCCAGGCCATGGAAATGACTGTACGGTTCTGCCGCCGATCAGTTGGAAAACACGAACTGCCCTTTGATCTTTTTCGAACCGATGAAACCAAGGTCAGGGAACAACTTGGTTTTCAGCCACACGACAAAATAGACCATGGCCAATGTGAGGCCGACGCCGATCAGGGTGGAGATCGGGTCTTCGGCGTAGTCCTTGAACAGACGTGAAACCTGGCTGAGCGTAAGGATCACGAAGACGGTGTAGGTCTGAGCGGAGTATTTGTAGAAACCCCAGGCAAACAGCAGCGGGATACCGCCACCGATCAGCATGAGCGTCAGGGCCAGGCCGATGCCGGAGTCCCAGCCCAGGACAAATCCGGCGAGCGCGCCGAGCAATGCCTGAATGCAGGTCAGCACGATCAGGATCGTGACCTTGCGTGCATACTGGCGACGCAGTGCCGGGTCAATGCGTGAACCAATCCAGTAAGCCAGCACCCGATCCTTGACCGCCCCGCCCGAAAACGCCTTGAAGGTTTCGGTCTTCGAGCGCCCGGCGTCCAGCATCTCATCCAGCTGCCGTTTGATTTCCTTCTTGTCCAACGTCTTCATCCTTAAACATAAATGCAAGCGGCCGATCCGCTTGCGGCGTCGATTCTGGCTGCTGGCCCTTTAGAAAGCAAAAAGCCGCTTCCACCCGAAGGTGGAAGCGGCCGAGGCACAAGCCCCAGAGGGATCAGTGCACAAACAGAGCGATCAGAATGATGATCGGGATTGGCACGCCGAGGAAAAACAGCAGTAGTGAGCGCATGGTGACTCTCCTTGTTAACGGACCGGAGGCAGTGTGGTCGTGGTGTAGGTTTCGACTTCGACGTACTCG from Pseudomonas allokribbensis encodes the following:
- a CDS encoding monovalent cation:proton antiporter-2 (CPA2) family protein, with the translated sequence MPHEGNLLQAAVVFLFAAVLTVPLAKRLQLGAVLGYLFAGVIIGPSVLGLIGNPQSVSHISELGVVLLLFIIGLELSPRRLWVMRKSVFGVGLAQVLLTGSVIGVLALSVFGQPLNSAIVLGLGLALSSTAFGLQSLAERKELTSPHGRLAFAILLFQDIAAIPLIALVPMLAGVDHHTSTADDVRHSLQVLGSIAVVVIGGRYLLRPVFRVVAKTGLPEVSTATALLVVIGTAWLMDMVGVSMALGAFLAGLLLADSEYRHELEAQIEPFKGLLLGLFFISVGMGANLSLLLSAPITVLGLTLLLIALKLPLLFVVGRLAGGLNKVSAIRLGIVLAAGGEFAFVVFKIGRDQGLFEPRLYDLLVLTITLSMAVTPLLLLICARLVSPKVQPVEVPEKFRQIDTETPRVVIAGMGRMGQIVARILRAQNIKFVALDTSVETIELSRSFGGVPVFYGDPMRPEILSAAKVGEAEYFVIATDDPETNIKTAEIVRKLYPHMKIIARARNRQHVHRLVDVGADPIRETYYSSLEMSRRTLVGLGLTQAQADARIKRFKHHDEQVLEAQHAVYDDAAKVLQTAQEARAELARLFESDQLEEQSGKS
- the hcnC gene encoding cyanide-forming glycine dehydrogenase subunit HcnC yields the protein MSKFYDVVIAGGGVIGASIAYQLSKRKNLKVAMIDAKRPGNATRASAGGLWAIGESVGLGCGVIFFRMMSANRKRETQGAAVAVDSSTPHILPPSFFDFALQSNALYPALHRELKDNHGMDFKFEKTGLKFVIYDDEDRLYAEHIVGCIPHLADQVRWLDQAALRESEPSVSHEARGALEFLCDHQVSPFRLADAYAEGARQNGVDMYVNTNITGVLHHGTRVTGVQTAEAGVFHCKTLINAAGAWAADLSEWATGVRIPVKPVKGQILLTERLPKILNGCLTTSDCYMAQKDNGEILIGSTTEDKGFDVTTTWPEIAGLVQGAVRCLPELADINLKRTWAGLRPGSPDELPILGPMVGVDGYLNACGHFRTGVLTSAITGVLLDKLVNDEPLPLDITPFLADRFEVTPVQEERTLEMA
- the hcnB gene encoding cyanide-forming glycine dehydrogenase subunit HcnB, which codes for MSQHPVIVGGGPAGMAAAIELARHGVRSTLLEEASRLGGVVYRGPLRDGVQLDYLGPRYSEALSKLHGDFQEQAGLIDVRLHHRVVGAEGTRSLVVLDGDERLHEISYPQLLLAAGCHERSVPFPGWTLPGVIMLGGLQLQIKSGVVKPQGPVVIAGTGPLLPLVATQLHASGVSVAGVYEACAFGKIARESLALLNKPQLFLDGLSMLAYLKLHGIPMNYGWGVVEAHGEGELKSVSVAPYSATWEPDMSRVERFEAKTLAVGYGFIPRTQLSQQMGLDHGFSDDGYLRANSNIWQQSSEPHVHLAGDMGGIRGGEAAMLAGKIAATSILLQRGVLEEELARVRRDRYLSKLKAIVRFRAAVDRYTERGVGQIALPAADTVICRCEHATRADIDRALEQGVQDIASLKMRTRVSMGDCQGRMCVGYCSDRLRQATGRKDVGWLRPRFPVDPIPFSAFQSLGTEAVSHE
- the hcnA gene encoding cyanide-forming glycine dehydrogenase subunit HcnA is translated as MHCLERTFDIQPLAQADMTVHINGQPVTAAIGETVLSVIQSLGVRQVARNDHNQISGAYCGMGVCQCCLVKINGRHKRRACQTVVRDGMHIETQANRIHGQEAL